A genome region from Verrucomicrobiota bacterium includes the following:
- a CDS encoding nucleotidyl transferase AbiEii/AbiGii toxin family protein: protein MPQPTSLPDWEQVLSAAARLQQLLPEAVLVGGTASAIHARHRFSRDADHVLPGLREHYDEILAQLESVAGWKTARIQRPVQILGNLDGIETGIRQLIREQPLETTVVNYGEQTITLPTKEEILRIKGALILKRNATRDYLDFVALAEQLGAEKIAEALRNFDRLYPQRNDESALQQLQIQLANPLPYDLEETRLTEYKNLSKKWQNWQTVKDACTRCATTVFDRIAALEQKKRDEAE from the coding sequence ATGCCGCAACCCACCTCGCTGCCTGATTGGGAACAAGTTCTCTCCGCCGCCGCACGGCTGCAACAGTTGTTGCCGGAGGCGGTGCTGGTGGGCGGGACCGCCTCGGCCATCCACGCCCGGCACCGGTTCTCGCGGGATGCGGACCATGTGTTGCCGGGGTTGCGGGAGCATTACGACGAAATCCTTGCGCAATTGGAGTCGGTGGCCGGCTGGAAGACGGCGCGCATTCAGCGGCCGGTTCAAATCCTGGGCAACCTCGACGGCATCGAAACCGGCATTCGCCAGTTGATTCGGGAGCAACCTCTGGAAACCACGGTCGTCAATTATGGCGAGCAGACGATCACCTTGCCGACAAAAGAGGAGATCCTGCGCATCAAAGGCGCGCTAATCTTGAAGCGGAATGCAACGCGCGATTACCTGGATTTTGTGGCGCTGGCCGAACAACTCGGCGCGGAGAAGATCGCCGAAGCGTTGCGGAATTTTGACCGTTTGTATCCCCAGCGCAACGACGAATCGGCGTTGCAGCAATTACAGATTCAACTGGCCAATCCCCTCCCTTACGATTTGGAAGAGACACGGTTGACTGAATACAAGAACCTTTCCAAAAAGTGGCAAAATTGGCAGACGGTCAAGGACGCCTGCACCCGCTGTGCCACCACCGTCTTTGACCGCATTGCCGCATTGGAACAGAAAAAGCGAGATGAGGCGGAATGA